A genomic stretch from Physeter macrocephalus isolate SW-GA chromosome 12, ASM283717v5, whole genome shotgun sequence includes:
- the MORN2 gene encoding MORN repeat-containing protein 2, which produces GRPSNQVAVYAELLLPSLQATELAAQGESQSPENLSSTPVSTPEVFKINFIFPNGDKYDGDCTRTSSGIFERNGIGIHTTPNGIVYTGSWKDDKMNGFGRLEHFSGAVYEGHFKDNMFHGLGTYTFPNGAKYTGNFNENRVEGEGQYTDIQGLEWCGNFHFTAAPGLRLKLHM; this is translated from the exons GGTCGCCCTAGCAACCAAGTCGCAGTCTACGCTGAGCTactgcttccttccctccaggCCACAGAGCTGGCGGCCCAGGGGGAATCGCAGAGTCCAGAAAATCTCTCCAGCACCCCTGTGTCAA CTCCAGAAGTATTTAAGATAAACTTTATATTTCCAAATGGAGACAAGTATG ATGGGGATTGTACAAGAACATCTTCTGGAATCTTTGAGAGAAATGGAATAGGTATTCATACCACTCCTAATGGGATTGTCTACACAGGAAGCTGGAAAGATGACAAG ATGAATGGTTTTGGAAGACTTGAGCATTTTTCAGGAGCAGTATATGAAGGACACTTTAAGGACAATATGTTTCATGGACTGGGGACTTATACATTCCCAAATGGGGCAAAGTACACTGGAAATTTCAATGAAAATAg GGTGGAAGGTGAAGGACAATATACTGACATCCAAGGACTAGAATGGTGCGGTAACTTTCATTTCACAGCTGCTCCAGGCCTGAGGCTAAAGCTCCACATGTAG